In one Candidatus Planktophila sp. genomic region, the following are encoded:
- a CDS encoding cytochrome c oxidase assembly protein, with product MAFLLLDFEGKFSTQTHKLKRLLWSSAIVWSFGSAGTIIVTLATILDQSISIALGPNELRSFITQITLGQYLFFELIVALLVAISAYHIKSILTAAFVLFLSIIGLVAPVFQSHSESSGSHGLAIGALVIHVAALSLWVGGVIAIALLDPEDRPIAVSRFSELALWAVIAVVASGTVNAWARLDFQGAWNSAYAYIVIAKIVVTLILISIGYMHRTNLALRERIDWLGFGRLIFAEAIILVAIVAIGAWLSTNEPPARPIVPEFDPAVAITGISTPPPPTWSRILFSYEPDALMIGVLITAVALYIKGVLLMTRRGDNWPVGRSIAFGLGIAGIDFATSGGLGLYAHFAFSYHMVAHMVLGMIAPIGIVLGAPITLALRTLPQGRNSNERGVRGTLLAALHSKVAGFFTNPIVALAFFDGSLFALYFTGLFGGMMQSYVGHLFMSIHFILAGILFFHVIIGVDPNPRRIPHLARIVIVFAAMSIHAFFSVALMSSTTLIDQGYFASLKTPWLTDLLADQQLGGSIGWAMGEIPILLALVATFISWVKDDSREAQRIDRNTSRAAAMGQPDELAVYNEYLQKLAERDRNDT from the coding sequence ATGGCCTTTCTCCTTTTAGATTTTGAAGGAAAGTTTTCTACCCAAACGCACAAATTGAAACGTCTGTTGTGGAGTTCGGCGATAGTGTGGAGCTTCGGTAGTGCTGGAACAATCATTGTTACATTGGCAACAATTCTTGACCAGTCTATTTCAATTGCATTAGGTCCAAATGAACTACGCTCATTTATTACTCAGATTACGCTCGGTCAGTACTTGTTCTTTGAACTGATAGTTGCGCTTTTAGTCGCAATTTCGGCCTATCACATCAAAAGTATTCTTACTGCGGCCTTTGTTTTATTTTTATCGATTATAGGCTTAGTGGCTCCAGTATTTCAGAGTCACTCTGAATCAAGTGGTTCTCATGGTTTAGCGATCGGCGCATTAGTAATCCACGTTGCAGCACTCTCTCTGTGGGTGGGTGGCGTTATTGCTATTGCGCTGTTAGATCCAGAGGATAGACCGATTGCTGTTTCTCGGTTCAGCGAATTAGCTTTATGGGCAGTTATCGCAGTTGTTGCAAGCGGAACGGTTAATGCATGGGCGCGCTTAGATTTTCAAGGCGCTTGGAATTCGGCATATGCATACATTGTAATCGCCAAAATTGTAGTGACATTAATTTTAATTTCTATTGGCTATATGCACCGCACAAATCTCGCATTACGCGAGCGCATTGATTGGCTGGGTTTCGGACGTTTAATATTTGCAGAGGCGATCATCTTGGTTGCAATTGTTGCAATAGGCGCTTGGCTTTCAACAAATGAGCCTCCGGCGCGTCCGATAGTTCCTGAATTCGACCCGGCTGTTGCTATTACTGGGATTAGTACACCGCCACCTCCTACATGGAGCCGAATTCTTTTCAGTTACGAACCCGATGCGCTGATGATTGGAGTTCTGATTACTGCGGTGGCTCTCTATATCAAAGGCGTACTTTTAATGACACGTCGAGGCGATAACTGGCCAGTTGGACGCAGCATTGCCTTCGGTCTCGGTATTGCTGGAATTGATTTTGCAACAAGTGGCGGACTTGGGCTCTATGCCCACTTTGCTTTTTCATATCACATGGTTGCGCACATGGTTTTAGGAATGATTGCGCCAATCGGTATCGTCCTTGGTGCACCGATTACTCTTGCACTTCGAACTCTGCCACAAGGTCGAAATAGTAATGAACGCGGCGTGCGTGGAACTCTGCTTGCTGCACTTCACTCCAAAGTGGCGGGTTTTTTCACTAATCCGATTGTCGCTTTAGCTTTTTTCGATGGCTCACTATTTGCACTTTACTTCACAGGGCTATTTGGTGGAATGATGCAGAGTTATGTGGGTCATCTCTTTATGAGTATCCACTTTATTCTCGCAGGAATTCTTTTTTTTCATGTCATTATTGGCGTCGACCCCAATCCGCGTCGTATTCCGCACCTAGCGCGCATAGTCATCGTATTTGCGGCGATGAGTATTCATGCTTTTTTCTCGGTGGCGCTAATGTCATCCACTACGCTGATAGATCAAGGCTATTTTGCTTCGCTCAAAACCCCATGGCTAACAGATCTTTTAGCTGATCAACAGTTAGGTGGATCTATTGGTTGGGCTATGGGCGAGATCCCAATTCTCTTGGCTCTCGTGGCAACCTTCATAAGTTGGGTCAAAGATGATTCGCGTGAAGCACAACGAATTGATCGAAACACCTCGAGAGCGGCGGCGATGGGACAACCAGATGAACTCGCTGTTTACAATGAGTATTTACAAAAACTAGCCGAGCGCGATAGGAATGATACCTAA
- a CDS encoding acyl-CoA dehydrogenase family protein: MENLFDLPHEYKELRASVRALSNKEIAPFAQSVDEDHRYPQEAADALQRAGLSAAHVPTEFGGDGADALATVIIIEEVARVCGSSSLIPAVNKLGSLPLILGGSEAQKRRWLPQLVSGMGFSYCLSESDAGSDASALRTKVERDGDGWVLNGSKKWISNAGISDFYTVIAQGDSSLGSKGITAFIVEKSDPGLSFGAPEKKMGFRGSPTREVYFDSIKLSDDRRISEIGGGYTLAMNTLDHTRITIAAQALGLAQGALDVATKYSHERKQFGKEIFDFQGVQFMLADMAMNVEAARQLTYAAAVKSENNERDLRFFSAASKCFTSDMAMKVTQDAIQILGGYGYVSDYPVERMMRDAKLTQIYEGTNQIQRIVMARNLPSS, encoded by the coding sequence ATGGAAAACTTATTTGACCTTCCACATGAATATAAGGAGCTACGCGCAAGCGTACGCGCACTTTCAAATAAAGAGATTGCTCCCTTTGCACAATCAGTAGATGAAGACCATCGCTACCCGCAAGAGGCCGCTGATGCTCTTCAAAGAGCGGGCTTAAGCGCCGCGCATGTTCCGACTGAATTTGGAGGCGATGGTGCAGATGCGCTTGCCACAGTAATTATTATTGAAGAGGTTGCACGAGTTTGCGGTTCATCTTCTCTTATTCCTGCCGTGAATAAACTGGGCTCTTTGCCTTTGATTTTGGGCGGCAGTGAAGCGCAGAAAAGGCGTTGGCTTCCCCAGTTAGTCTCAGGAATGGGTTTTTCTTACTGTTTATCAGAATCCGATGCAGGATCGGATGCATCGGCGCTACGCACAAAAGTCGAACGTGATGGCGATGGTTGGGTTCTAAATGGAAGTAAGAAATGGATATCTAATGCAGGAATTTCCGATTTTTATACGGTCATTGCCCAAGGAGATTCATCGCTGGGGTCAAAGGGAATTACCGCTTTTATTGTTGAGAAATCTGATCCAGGACTCTCCTTTGGCGCTCCTGAAAAGAAAATGGGCTTTAGAGGATCACCAACACGTGAAGTCTATTTTGACAGTATAAAACTAAGTGATGATCGTCGAATCAGTGAGATTGGCGGTGGATATACACTTGCAATGAATACTTTAGATCACACACGCATCACTATTGCAGCACAGGCATTGGGTTTAGCCCAAGGCGCACTTGATGTAGCCACTAAATATTCTCATGAACGTAAACAGTTTGGCAAAGAAATTTTCGATTTTCAAGGCGTGCAATTTATGTTAGCTGACATGGCAATGAATGTAGAAGCTGCCCGTCAGCTCACATATGCTGCGGCAGTTAAAAGTGAGAATAACGAAAGAGATTTACGGTTCTTCTCAGCCGCTAGTAAGTGTTTTACAAGTGATATGGCTATGAAAGTGACGCAGGATGCTATTCAGATCTTAGGTGGCTATGGATACGTTTCTGACTATCCAGTAGAACGAATGATGCGGGATGCGAAGTTAACTCAGATTTACGAAGGTACAAATCAGATTCAGCGTATTGTTATGGCACGTAATCTCCCGTCAAGTTAA
- a CDS encoding 5-formyltetrahydrofolate cyclo-ligase: protein MNQNTVKKELRERLRRERRQKFIPSSFSIILNSPEILTAKTVASYYSIGDEPSTHQINKALLDAGKRLLLPRVNGEHLNWIEWNGDESSLKITKKLSEPKGQPVQDLSTVDVMIVPALHIDHEGYRLGQGGGYYDRALAYIPGWKIGLVYAGELTSEILPREVHDIPLNAAATPSILVRFKG from the coding sequence ATGAATCAGAACACAGTAAAGAAAGAGCTCCGCGAAAGATTGCGACGCGAAAGGAGACAGAAATTCATTCCATCTAGTTTTTCAATTATTTTGAATTCACCGGAAATTCTTACTGCCAAGACAGTAGCTTCATATTATTCAATTGGCGACGAACCAAGCACACATCAGATTAATAAGGCTCTTCTTGACGCCGGTAAACGCTTACTTCTGCCCCGAGTAAATGGGGAACATTTAAATTGGATCGAATGGAATGGTGATGAGTCCTCGTTAAAAATTACAAAAAAACTCTCTGAACCCAAAGGTCAACCGGTTCAGGATCTGAGCACTGTAGATGTGATGATCGTGCCTGCATTACATATAGACCACGAGGGATACCGGCTCGGCCAAGGTGGCGGTTACTACGATCGCGCTTTGGCTTATATTCCCGGCTGGAAAATTGGCTTAGTCTATGCAGGAGAGTTAACCAGTGAGATTTTGCCACGCGAGGTGCATGACATCCCATTAAATGCCGCAGCTACTCCTTCAATCCTTGTGCGATTTAAAGGTTAA
- a CDS encoding molybdopterin-binding protein has translation MTEHTRVDGFLTSLIAICTPLDSFDMPLLDAHGATLSEDIYAGERLVMRAGSRIRSTQIGLAASIGRDHLPTRPHPRVVVLSAGPDLVEPGKSLVGEEKFEVNSWLLTTAVREVGAVAYRVHSIPDDEDELQGVIEDQLVRADLIIISGERQDESFDLITRTLSRMGEITTVDMAVEVSGRHNFGQIGPDKTPVVTLPGDPIAAYISFELFVRPMIRTMLGAATIHRPSVKAKLEKAVESAPGMRSYIRAVLSEDAKSVMPLSDQEELSTLSNANAFIAVGEKEISLLAGDEVTVVILERRYI, from the coding sequence ATGACAGAGCACACGCGAGTAGATGGGTTTCTTACATCGCTCATCGCAATATGCACCCCACTGGATTCTTTTGATATGCCTCTTTTAGATGCTCACGGGGCAACACTTTCTGAGGATATCTATGCGGGCGAGCGCTTGGTCATGCGCGCCGGTAGTCGAATTCGATCAACACAAATCGGTCTTGCAGCATCGATTGGGCGAGATCATCTACCGACTCGCCCCCATCCGCGAGTTGTAGTTCTCTCAGCCGGTCCAGATCTCGTTGAACCAGGGAAAAGCCTTGTAGGTGAAGAAAAGTTCGAAGTCAATTCTTGGTTGCTCACGACGGCCGTGCGTGAAGTTGGAGCAGTTGCATACCGAGTTCATTCAATTCCAGATGATGAAGACGAGCTCCAGGGCGTTATTGAAGATCAATTAGTTCGGGCGGATCTAATAATTATTAGCGGTGAGAGACAGGATGAATCTTTTGATCTTATTACCCGCACTCTCTCCAGAATGGGCGAGATAACTACTGTGGATATGGCCGTTGAAGTAAGCGGGCGACATAACTTTGGGCAGATCGGCCCGGATAAGACGCCTGTCGTTACTCTGCCAGGGGATCCGATTGCAGCCTACATTTCCTTTGAACTCTTTGTTCGTCCAATGATTCGAACCATGCTTGGTGCGGCAACTATTCATCGCCCCTCAGTAAAGGCAAAGCTTGAAAAAGCAGTTGAATCGGCCCCAGGAATGCGCTCCTATATCCGCGCGGTGCTATCTGAAGATGCAAAATCCGTGATGCCGCTCAGTGATCAGGAGGAGCTGTCCACACTCTCGAATGCCAATGCTTTTATCGCAGTTGGGGAAAAAGAGATTTCATTGTTGGCTGGAGATGAGGTTACGGTAGTGATTCTTGAGCGAAGATATATATAA
- a CDS encoding GNAT family protein — protein MKQSWPHILNGDEISLRPLRFRDHSRWNAVRAENRAWLSPWEATIPLLYPSDTADEPAITLPSYFEMVRTHNSEARHGRSFSFAMWKERNLIGQISLGGVIYGALRGGHIGYWIDRNYANKGYTSQAVVLLTDFAFNTLKLHRIEINLRPENGASRRVAEKAGYIFEGNRSNYLHIDGNWRDHICFVKENLSIK, from the coding sequence ATGAAGCAGAGCTGGCCCCACATTCTCAATGGAGATGAAATCTCCTTGCGGCCACTCAGGTTTCGAGACCATAGTAGATGGAATGCAGTTCGCGCCGAGAATCGAGCATGGCTTTCGCCATGGGAGGCGACAATTCCACTTCTTTATCCATCAGATACAGCCGATGAGCCCGCTATCACGCTTCCCTCGTACTTTGAAATGGTTCGAACTCACAATAGTGAGGCCCGGCATGGTCGTTCATTCTCATTTGCCATGTGGAAAGAGAGAAATTTGATAGGGCAAATCTCACTAGGTGGGGTTATTTACGGTGCATTGCGTGGAGGCCATATCGGTTATTGGATTGACCGTAACTATGCAAATAAGGGTTACACGAGTCAGGCAGTGGTTCTACTTACTGATTTTGCATTTAACACGTTGAAGCTCCATCGTATTGAGATAAATCTTCGGCCAGAGAATGGTGCATCGCGTAGGGTGGCAGAGAAAGCTGGCTATATCTTCGAGGGAAATCGGTCTAACTACTTGCATATCGATGGAAATTGGCGCGATCACATCTGTTTTGTTAAGGAAAATCTCTCCATTAAGTAG
- a CDS encoding glycosyltransferase family 39 protein, translating into MVAALAPLLIAIFSLALRLINLGRPKGFIFDEVYYVDGARDFLKFGVEVSGNKPEFIVHPPVGKWLIASGIKIFGDNEFGWRFATAVVGTLLILLFARLVHILFFSPLLTAMAAALMAMDGLLLVHSRTALLDLFLTFFVLLAVYLWYRQRHWYAAIAIGLAMGTKWSALYFLLAMALVSLYRVFSSYSGRKLIRPSLVTFAQYGLLPIVVYVSTWSGWFISKRGWDRSWSSNVLLSWWHYHAEMLGFHTGLTEKHPYQANPWSWMIMGRPTSFFYESPQGCESKNCAQEILAIGTPILWWFGTIAVAVVIGYWFLSLYRRSTEGVLNLTVLGIIAGYLPWFFFQQRTVFAFYAIIFEPFVLLALIYCAKLILDSAMQPHWSIGLVTTVMILIFLNFIYFLPLFTGEIINYDEWLKRMWFKSWI; encoded by the coding sequence ATGGTCGCCGCCCTTGCCCCTTTACTCATTGCTATTTTCTCTCTAGCGCTTCGCTTGATCAATCTAGGTAGGCCTAAAGGATTCATATTTGATGAGGTCTATTACGTCGATGGTGCTAGAGATTTTTTGAAATTTGGCGTTGAAGTTTCGGGTAACAAACCTGAATTCATCGTTCACCCACCCGTTGGGAAATGGTTAATTGCAAGTGGCATCAAGATTTTCGGAGACAACGAATTCGGTTGGAGATTTGCCACCGCAGTAGTTGGCACATTGTTAATTCTTCTCTTTGCACGTTTGGTACATATTCTCTTCTTCTCACCATTACTTACCGCGATGGCTGCAGCTCTTATGGCAATGGATGGATTGTTGCTAGTCCATTCTCGGACAGCGTTGTTAGATTTGTTTTTAACGTTCTTTGTCCTGCTTGCGGTGTATTTATGGTACCGTCAAAGACATTGGTATGCCGCAATTGCAATTGGTTTAGCAATGGGTACTAAGTGGAGTGCTCTATATTTTTTGCTAGCGATGGCGCTTGTTTCACTGTACAGAGTTTTTTCCTCTTATTCCGGTCGAAAATTAATCCGACCTTCATTGGTAACGTTTGCGCAGTACGGTCTTCTTCCAATTGTTGTTTATGTAAGTACATGGAGCGGTTGGTTTATTAGTAAGCGTGGATGGGATCGGAGTTGGTCCTCAAACGTATTACTTTCCTGGTGGCATTACCACGCCGAAATGTTGGGATTTCATACTGGCCTGACTGAAAAACATCCCTATCAAGCAAACCCTTGGAGTTGGATGATTATGGGGCGACCAACATCATTCTTCTATGAATCTCCGCAGGGATGTGAATCTAAAAATTGTGCGCAAGAGATACTGGCAATAGGAACACCGATTCTCTGGTGGTTTGGCACAATCGCAGTTGCCGTCGTGATTGGTTATTGGTTTCTTTCATTATATCGACGTAGTACCGAAGGTGTATTAAATCTAACCGTTCTTGGAATCATCGCAGGCTATCTTCCTTGGTTCTTTTTCCAACAACGCACAGTATTTGCCTTCTATGCAATCATTTTTGAACCCTTCGTGCTTTTAGCGCTTATTTACTGCGCCAAACTCATTCTAGATAGTGCAATGCAACCTCACTGGTCAATAGGACTAGTGACGACTGTAATGATTTTAATTTTCTTAAATTTTATCTATTTTTTACCACTCTTTACTGGAGAGATTATTAATTACGATGAGTGGTTGAAGCGAATGTGGTTTAAATCGTGGATCTAA
- the rsmI gene encoding 16S rRNA (cytidine(1402)-2'-O)-methyltransferase has translation MVLILAATPLGNFGDASARLKAAIESATIIAAEDSRRFHRLCSDMETSFSARVLSFFEGNEEERTRELLNELQTGATVLVVSDAGMPTISDPGFRLMREAIKNGVEVRVIPGPSAVTMAVALSGLPTDRFTFEGFPPRASGARQTGFEKLRHEERTMVFFEAPHRLGDSLEDAISVFGVDRRGAICREMTKRYEETIRGTLAELSTWADSNEVLGEITLVIEGASTDSAAMTAEEMVGRVREFENAGMDRKSAIASVAQEFGIAKRIVYAAVVDANKMST, from the coding sequence ATGGTTCTTATATTGGCGGCGACCCCGCTGGGCAACTTTGGTGATGCGAGCGCACGCTTAAAAGCGGCTATTGAAAGCGCAACGATTATCGCAGCCGAGGATTCGAGAAGATTTCACCGACTGTGCTCAGATATGGAAACCAGTTTTTCCGCCAGAGTGCTCTCATTTTTTGAAGGCAATGAAGAAGAGCGCACTCGAGAACTGCTTAACGAACTCCAAACTGGGGCTACGGTCTTGGTTGTTTCAGATGCGGGCATGCCCACAATAAGTGATCCAGGATTTCGCCTAATGCGAGAGGCGATAAAAAACGGTGTTGAAGTACGCGTGATTCCTGGGCCAAGTGCGGTGACAATGGCTGTTGCCCTCTCGGGGCTACCAACTGATCGTTTTACTTTTGAGGGCTTCCCGCCGCGGGCATCTGGCGCACGTCAAACAGGCTTTGAAAAACTGCGTCACGAGGAGCGCACAATGGTTTTCTTTGAAGCCCCACACCGTTTAGGAGATTCGCTGGAAGATGCGATTTCAGTTTTCGGTGTTGATCGTAGAGGTGCAATTTGCCGTGAAATGACTAAACGATATGAAGAAACTATTCGAGGCACTTTGGCCGAGCTTTCAACGTGGGCAGATTCCAATGAAGTCCTAGGGGAAATAACTCTGGTTATCGAAGGAGCTTCAACTGATTCGGCGGCTATGACGGCCGAAGAAATGGTTGGGCGAGTTCGTGAGTTTGAAAACGCTGGCATGGATCGAAAATCGGCCATCGCATCGGTGGCACAAGAGTTCGGTATTGCAAAGCGCATAGTTTATGCCGCCGTGGTCGATGCGAATAAGATGAGCACGTGA
- the metG gene encoding methionine--tRNA ligase, which translates to MTKSFYVTTPIYYVNDAPHIGHAYTTVAGDVLSRWHRQKGENVWFLTGTDEHGEKIMRTAEANGVSPQAWVDELVESKWKPNWENLNIANDDFIRTTEVRHTERVQRFLQKLKDSGHIYAGKYEGPYCVGCEEFKLPGDMTLSGEEWLCTLHGTPVENIKEDNWFFRLSAFVEPLLAHYAANPHACQPESARNEVISFLKSGVTDLSISRSSFDWGIQVPWDTNQIFYVWFDALLNYATAVGLGDESDSEGGQKFEEIWPPDVHLIGKEILRFHAVIWPAMLMAGNLATPKMVFAHGWLLVGGEKMSKTKFTGIIPSDITDHYGVDAFRYYFLRAIPFGSDGSFSWEDMSARYTSELANDFGNLASRSAAMIEKYCGGVLPALAHHADLEAALHNAVNKADSAICALDFQGGIVAIMDFCKRVNGYVTEKEPWILAKDPSNQNELEGILYNTAESLRALAVLLNSFMPATCEILWQSLGAREKLGELSAQKIADVATWGQLPEGATISRTPVLFPRLETSA; encoded by the coding sequence GTGACTAAATCCTTCTATGTGACGACGCCAATTTATTATGTCAACGATGCTCCTCATATTGGGCATGCATATACAACAGTTGCCGGAGACGTTCTTTCTCGTTGGCATCGACAAAAGGGTGAAAATGTCTGGTTTTTAACTGGAACCGATGAGCATGGCGAAAAAATTATGCGAACTGCAGAGGCAAATGGAGTATCTCCACAAGCCTGGGTAGATGAACTCGTTGAAAGTAAGTGGAAACCAAACTGGGAAAACCTCAATATCGCTAATGATGATTTCATTCGTACAACCGAAGTTCGCCACACTGAAAGAGTTCAACGTTTCTTGCAGAAATTGAAAGACTCTGGCCATATCTATGCAGGAAAGTATGAAGGTCCATATTGCGTTGGATGCGAAGAATTCAAACTACCAGGTGATATGACACTCAGCGGTGAAGAATGGCTCTGCACGCTGCATGGAACTCCGGTTGAAAACATTAAAGAGGACAATTGGTTTTTTCGCCTCTCCGCATTCGTAGAGCCATTGCTAGCGCACTATGCTGCGAACCCGCACGCATGCCAGCCTGAAAGCGCGCGGAACGAAGTAATTTCCTTTCTCAAAAGTGGCGTTACTGATTTATCAATTTCACGATCGAGCTTTGACTGGGGTATCCAAGTACCATGGGACACGAATCAAATTTTTTATGTATGGTTTGATGCACTTCTCAATTATGCAACAGCGGTCGGTCTCGGAGACGAGTCAGATAGTGAAGGTGGCCAAAAGTTTGAAGAAATCTGGCCACCAGATGTTCATCTAATTGGGAAAGAAATTCTTCGTTTCCATGCAGTTATTTGGCCTGCAATGTTGATGGCTGGAAATCTGGCCACGCCTAAGATGGTTTTCGCACATGGCTGGCTTTTAGTCGGCGGAGAAAAGATGAGCAAGACCAAATTCACTGGAATCATTCCAAGTGATATTACCGATCACTACGGAGTCGATGCATTCCGATACTATTTTTTACGCGCGATTCCATTTGGATCTGATGGCTCGTTTTCATGGGAAGACATGTCGGCACGGTATACATCAGAGCTCGCAAATGATTTTGGCAATTTAGCATCGCGAAGCGCGGCGATGATTGAAAAGTACTGTGGTGGGGTTTTGCCAGCGCTGGCTCACCATGCAGATTTGGAGGCAGCACTTCATAACGCAGTAAATAAAGCCGATTCAGCCATTTGCGCTTTGGATTTCCAAGGTGGGATAGTGGCGATAATGGATTTTTGCAAAAGGGTTAATGGTTATGTAACTGAGAAAGAGCCTTGGATACTAGCCAAGGACCCATCAAATCAAAATGAGCTCGAAGGGATTCTCTACAACACCGCCGAATCTCTTCGCGCCTTAGCTGTTTTATTAAACTCTTTTATGCCGGCGACCTGCGAAATTTTGTGGCAGAGTCTTGGTGCGCGTGAGAAGTTGGGGGAACTCTCTGCACAAAAAATTGCTGATGTTGCAACATGGGGTCAACTTCCTGAGGGTGCGACTATCAGTAGAACTCCAGTTCTATTTCCACGGTTAGAAACCAGCGCATAA
- a CDS encoding TatD family hydrolase: MADRHNRDFERPRAPLPEPLPIATVDSHAHMEIITNTAPDSQEVEDVIAEAKSVNVDRILQVGYSAKQSRWCVAAAEKWNRSVLAAVALHPNEAPVVADLNADWAIIAELAKHPRVCAIGETGLDYFRTPPELHARQQESFKWHIELAKQTGKALVIHDRNSHDDVLSVLLEVGAPKNVIFHCYSGGVEMAKVCIERGYTLSFAGTLTFKNAPELREAVKLVPIDQLLVETDSPFLAPMPHRGAGNTPAQIANIVRAMAVERVSDVGELAFALSNNAERIFGSFAP; encoded by the coding sequence ATGGCAGATCGCCATAATAGGGATTTTGAACGCCCACGTGCGCCGCTGCCAGAGCCCTTGCCCATTGCAACCGTTGATTCGCATGCACACATGGAGATCATTACAAATACCGCTCCCGATTCCCAAGAAGTTGAAGATGTAATTGCAGAAGCAAAATCGGTAAACGTCGACCGAATTCTCCAAGTGGGTTATTCGGCGAAACAGTCTCGATGGTGCGTAGCAGCCGCAGAAAAGTGGAACAGATCGGTTTTAGCAGCGGTAGCTCTACATCCAAATGAGGCACCTGTAGTTGCAGACTTAAATGCCGACTGGGCAATCATTGCCGAACTCGCTAAGCATCCACGCGTATGCGCTATTGGTGAAACAGGTTTGGACTATTTCCGCACTCCACCAGAACTTCATGCTCGTCAGCAAGAGTCTTTCAAATGGCACATTGAATTAGCAAAACAAACTGGAAAAGCTTTAGTGATACATGATCGCAATTCTCATGACGATGTCTTGTCAGTCCTCCTTGAAGTAGGAGCTCCGAAAAACGTTATTTTTCACTGTTATTCAGGCGGAGTTGAAATGGCCAAGGTGTGTATCGAAAGAGGGTACACACTTTCTTTCGCCGGAACACTCACGTTCAAGAACGCCCCCGAACTGCGCGAAGCCGTCAAACTAGTTCCAATCGATCAGCTACTAGTTGAAACAGATTCACCTTTCTTAGCACCGATGCCACACCGCGGTGCGGGAAACACTCCCGCACAAATTGCAAATATTGTTCGGGCGATGGCCGTGGAACGTGTGAGTGATGTAGGAGAACTGGCTTTTGCATTGAGTAATAATGCTGAGCGTATATTCGGATCGTTTGCACCATGA
- the rsmA gene encoding 16S rRNA (adenine(1518)-N(6)/adenine(1519)-N(6))-dimethyltransferase RsmA gives MSLLGAAHIRELAATLDLKPSKSLGQNFVIDSNICTKIVRIAGVTRNDIALEIGPGLGSLTLALLHSAASVVAVEIDSRLAHQLPITVAKHWEHPENLTLINQDALTLKELPVQPTVLVANLPYNVSVPVLLNLLERFPTLRTGVVMVQAEVADRLAGRPGTKEYGIPSVKAAWWAEVKGAGSISRSVFWPVPNVDSKLVSFTRRSTPGDEELRKKTFAIIDAAFAQRRKMLRSALAPLYGSSSAAEEILLRASVDPTLRGEALDISSFCSIASVSGP, from the coding sequence ATGAGCTTGCTTGGAGCTGCACACATTCGCGAACTTGCAGCCACATTGGATTTAAAGCCTTCAAAATCACTTGGTCAAAACTTTGTTATTGATTCAAATATCTGCACAAAGATAGTTCGAATCGCTGGAGTTACTAGAAATGATATCGCCCTAGAAATTGGACCCGGTCTTGGGTCATTAACATTGGCACTTCTTCATAGCGCAGCATCGGTCGTAGCGGTTGAAATAGATTCAAGACTTGCGCATCAACTTCCGATTACTGTGGCAAAACATTGGGAGCATCCAGAAAATTTAACACTCATTAATCAAGATGCTTTAACGTTGAAGGAGTTACCAGTTCAACCCACAGTCTTGGTAGCAAACTTGCCTTACAACGTTTCGGTCCCCGTTTTGCTGAATTTACTCGAAAGATTTCCAACCCTTCGAACCGGCGTAGTCATGGTGCAGGCCGAGGTTGCAGATCGATTAGCCGGGCGACCTGGCACAAAAGAATATGGAATACCTTCGGTAAAAGCGGCTTGGTGGGCCGAAGTTAAAGGAGCTGGATCAATTTCTCGCTCGGTATTTTGGCCTGTTCCTAATGTAGATTCAAAACTAGTTTCATTTACTCGACGAAGCACACCAGGAGATGAGGAGCTTCGCAAAAAAACCTTTGCAATTATCGATGCCGCCTTTGCCCAACGGCGCAAAATGTTGCGATCTGCCTTGGCGCCTCTCTATGGTTCATCATCGGCGGCCGAAGAGATTTTGCTTAGGGCTAGTGTCGATCCCACACTTCGTGGAGAAGCGTTAGATATCTCAAGTTTCTGTTCAATCGCCTCTGTCTCTGGGCCATGA